GGGGCCTGCAGCCATTATGTGGCATAGGGGTTACATCCCGGACGAAGCTtaataatataccacttctgcGAATAGCTCTTAATGCTGCATCTCGCCCGAGACCAGGACCTTTTATCATGACTTCTGCCCGTTGCATACCTTGATCCACTACTGTTCGAATAGCATTTCCTGCTGCGGTTTGAGCTGCAAATGGCGTTCCTCTTCTTGTGCCCCTGAATCCACAAGTGCCGGCGGAGGACCAAGAAATCACTCGACCCCGTACATCTGTAACGGTCACAATAGTATTGTTGAAACTTGCTTGAACATGAATAACTCCTTTTGGTATTTTATGCGCACTCTTACGTGAACCAATACGTCCATTCCTGCGTGAACCAATTCTTGGTAAAGGTTTTgccatattttattatctcataaatataagtCAGGGGTCTATGGATATATCCATTTCATGTCAAAATAgatccttttttttatttatacatttttttatttgtacatcAGATCCTTTAGAGCGTTTCCGCTTAGCAAGATTATCCTTGTCTTTGTTTATGTCTCGGGTTAAAGCAAATTACTATAATTCGCCCCCGTCTACGTATCAGTCGACatttttcacaaattttaCGAACAGAAGctcttattttcatatttgccgtcccttaaattttgaatatacatactttttttgaagaaaataagtttcttTAAACTTTGAAATCATGAATTGTATCCCTTGAGAAGTGATGAAAGTGAAAGGActttttaagttgaaaaaaaaaaactgactAATCATTCAAATCTTTGTTTGTTACGGAGTCTATAAATTAGAAGTGCTCTGGTCGAATTCTAAATACTTAACACTATTTCTGAGCAGTATAGGTATAAAAAAACTATGTTGGATCCTTCCTGAAGCATAACCTAAAACCAGATCTTCATTATCTAAAGGAACTTGGAACATACTATTGAAAAGTGATTCAGAAATTTAACCTTCCCAAATTGAATCcattttttgttctttcattCCATCTAAAATCCCCTTCAAGTATCAATTAATGTAATAGGAATGATATTAGAAacctcttctttctctttttttttttttcacaaatAAGAAGTTGGGATACAATTCGGATATCCGAAAGATTACCATATATAACACAAGATTTCTCCACCGATTCTTTCTAGTCGAGCTTCTCGGTCGGTCATTATACCCCGAGAGTAGAAGAATACAATACCATCCGCCCAAAATTCTAGGAATTTTTTGATAGTTAGAATAGATTCGTAGACCAGG
The sequence above is drawn from the Ricinus communis isolate WT05 ecotype wild-type chromosome 7, ASM1957865v1, whole genome shotgun sequence genome and encodes:
- the LOC125370580 gene encoding 30S ribosomal protein S11, chloroplastic; amino-acid sequence: MAKPLPRIGSRRNGRIGSRKSAHKIPKGVIHVQASFNNTIVTVTDVRGRVISWSSAGTCGFRGTRRGTPFAAQTAAGNAIRTVVDQGMQRAEVMIKGPGLGRDAALRAIRRSGILLSFVRDVTPMPHNGCRPPKKRRV